In the Gossypium arboreum isolate Shixiya-1 chromosome 10, ASM2569848v2, whole genome shotgun sequence genome, one interval contains:
- the LOC108466920 gene encoding uncharacterized protein LOC108466920 isoform X1 yields the protein MNTSSVACSQSWSISEESLRRYVHFASESCVQELLMSASSDCGDGWKILLTLDNGVEISKRRSGSLHIFRSRCLLRSVSPQQFITVANAIDAAKQWDPDLVDARYIKDVEDNLSIIRLKFGENSKALFRKREFIVYERRESMEDGTVVVAVASLPKEIAAGLLPKPNNAIRGLLVQSGWVVEKLDDLNSCLVTYVLQLDPAGWLPKCFVNRLNTKLVMIIENLKKLVQTTPP from the exons ATGAACACTAGTTCCGTAGCTTGCAGCCAGTCATG GAGCATCAGCGAGGAGTCTCTAAGGAGATACGTGCACTTTGCAAGTGAGAGCTGTGTGCAGGAGTTGTTAATGTCGGCTTCCAGTGATTGTGGGGATGGATGGAAGATCCTCCTCACCCTTGACAATGGAGTAGAGATATCCAAACGCAGGTCTGGCTCTCTTCACATTTTCCGTAGTCGCTGCCTGCTCAGATCTGTCTCACCCCAGCAATTCATCACCGTTGCCAATGCTATAGATGCTGCCAAg CAATGGGACCCTGACCTGGTAGATGCCAGATATATAAAAGACGTTGAAGATAACTTAAGCATTATTCGTCTCAAGTTTGGAGAAAACTCCAAGGCTTTGTTCAGAAAAAGAGAATTCATAGTTTACGAGCGACGTGAAAGCATGGAGGATGGCACTGTGGTTGTAGCAGTGGCGTCACTGCCAAAGGAAATAGCAGCTGGATTGCTTCCAAAGCCAAATAATGCAATTAGAGGGTTATTGGTGCAGTCAGGGTGGGTTGTGGAGAAGCTTGATGATTTAAACTCCTGTCTTGTTACTTACGTCCTTCAG TTAGATCCTGCAGGATGGCTCCCCAAGTGTTTTGTGAATCGACTCAATACCAAGTTAGTTATGATCATTGAAAATCTTAAGAAACTGGTTCAAACTACCCCACCATGA
- the LOC108466920 gene encoding uncharacterized protein LOC108466920 isoform X2, which yields MNTSSVACSQSCEESLRRYVHFASESCVQELLMSASSDCGDGWKILLTLDNGVEISKRRSGSLHIFRSRCLLRSVSPQQFITVANAIDAAKQWDPDLVDARYIKDVEDNLSIIRLKFGENSKALFRKREFIVYERRESMEDGTVVVAVASLPKEIAAGLLPKPNNAIRGLLVQSGWVVEKLDDLNSCLVTYVLQLDPAGWLPKCFVNRLNTKLVMIIENLKKLVQTTPP from the exons ATGAACACTAGTTCCGTAGCTTGCAGCCAGTCATG CGAGGAGTCTCTAAGGAGATACGTGCACTTTGCAAGTGAGAGCTGTGTGCAGGAGTTGTTAATGTCGGCTTCCAGTGATTGTGGGGATGGATGGAAGATCCTCCTCACCCTTGACAATGGAGTAGAGATATCCAAACGCAGGTCTGGCTCTCTTCACATTTTCCGTAGTCGCTGCCTGCTCAGATCTGTCTCACCCCAGCAATTCATCACCGTTGCCAATGCTATAGATGCTGCCAAg CAATGGGACCCTGACCTGGTAGATGCCAGATATATAAAAGACGTTGAAGATAACTTAAGCATTATTCGTCTCAAGTTTGGAGAAAACTCCAAGGCTTTGTTCAGAAAAAGAGAATTCATAGTTTACGAGCGACGTGAAAGCATGGAGGATGGCACTGTGGTTGTAGCAGTGGCGTCACTGCCAAAGGAAATAGCAGCTGGATTGCTTCCAAAGCCAAATAATGCAATTAGAGGGTTATTGGTGCAGTCAGGGTGGGTTGTGGAGAAGCTTGATGATTTAAACTCCTGTCTTGTTACTTACGTCCTTCAG TTAGATCCTGCAGGATGGCTCCCCAAGTGTTTTGTGAATCGACTCAATACCAAGTTAGTTATGATCATTGAAAATCTTAAGAAACTGGTTCAAACTACCCCACCATGA